A single Musa acuminata AAA Group cultivar baxijiao chromosome BXJ2-1, Cavendish_Baxijiao_AAA, whole genome shotgun sequence DNA region contains:
- the LOC103998915 gene encoding protein ALTERED PHOSPHATE STARVATION RESPONSE 1-like, protein MGCWHSRVERQEAVSRCKARRRYMKQLVRGRRAFAAAHSLYLRSLRATGAALLQFANAETHLHHQLPPIPSTSSSLPPPPSPPPPPPPQPPPSTSSHPPVSPSSDNWTSSVTASPILPPPPPPPPSSWDFWDPFVPSSSRSATEEEWEEVTTTVSEVTTAPAVGPPPSVVSGYSKDSASELAMVVVPRGKKDLSEIVKELDDYFLKAAEAGSRVSFILEAPLCDLSSNQDLAGKMHAYGKNLRHLHWSWRSNSKATGGFTRFGRCREEMGRGNGSGDGGVGSGHMSHTSTMEKLYAWEKKLYLEVKNAEMIREEHEKRMSLLRKQEAKGMDYVKVVKNKMEIERLESKMMVATQAIETTTSAIIKLRESELSPQLLELVTGLMGMWRSMYECHQVQTHIVQQLEYLNCALSTRPTSDMRRQAALQLESEVENWHVAFCRLVDSHRVYVHALTGWLRLSLFYHHHHHHGRTTADIHPLCEEWQLALDRVPDRVASEGIKSFLTVVRAVVVQQTEEQKQKKRSEAAFKELEKRVEQLSSLERKRGSLEAEKRAEVEALKAKAEEERSKYEKSAGVTRAMTLNNLQTGLPHVFQAMTGFSGVCMQAFESVYRVLDPKRLLLLPLGR, encoded by the exons ATGGGTTGTTGGCATTCCAGGGTCGAGAGGCAGGAGGCGGTGTCGCGGTGCAAAGCCCGGCGGCGATACATGAAGCAGCTCGTGCGGGGGCGGCGAGCCTTCGCCGCCGCCCATTCCCTTTACCTTCGCTCTCTTCGCGCCACCGGCGCCGCTCTCCTCCAGTTCGCCAACGCCGAGACCCACCTCCACCACCAGCTCCCTCCCATCCCGTCCACTTCCTCCTCACTGCCACCCCcaccctcccctcctcctcctcctcctccgcagcCGCCGCCTTCGACTTCGTCGCATCCCCCGGTGAGCCCGAGTTCCGACAACTGGACCTCCTCGGTCACCGCCTCTCCGATCCTCCCCCCACCACCGCCTCCACCACCCTCAAGCTGGGATTTTTGGGACCCCTTTGTCCCGTCCTCTTCCCGGTCGGCCACCGAGGAGGAGTGGGAGGAGGTTACCACCACCGTTTCGGAAGTCACCACGGCGCCCGCAGTGGGGCCGCCACCGTCGGTGGTCAGCGGCTACTCCAAGGATTCAGCCAGTGAGCTAGCCATGGTGGTTGTCCCGAGAGGCAAAAAGGATCTCTCCGAGATAGTCAAGGAGCTCGACGACTACTTCCTCAAGGCGGCTGAGGCCGGAAGCCGGGTTTCATTCATCTTAGAAGCTCCACTCTGTGACCTATCTTCCAACCAAGACCTTGCAG GTAAAATGCACGCTTATGGCAAGAATTTGAGACACTTGCATTGGTCATGGAGATCCAACTCGAAGGCTACTGGTGGTTTCACTAGGTTTGGGAGGTGCAGGGAGGAGATGGGGAGGGGAAATGGAAGTGGAGATGGAGGAGTTGGAAGTGGTCACATGAGTCATACCTCCACAATGGAGAAGCTCTATGCTTGGGAGAAGAAGCTCTATCTTGAGGTTAAG AATGCTGAGATGATCAGAGAGGAGCATGAGAAGAGGATGAGCCTACTGAGGAAGCAAGAGGCCAAAGGCATGGACTATGTGAAGGTGGTGAAGAACAAGATGGAGATTGAGAGACTGGAATCCAAGATGATGGTAGCCACTCAGGCCAtagagaccactacctctgcaaTCATTAAGCTGAGGGAGTCTGAGCTCTCCCCTCAGCTTCTTGAACTGGTTACTGg ATTGATGGGCATGTGGAGGAGCATGTATGAGTGCCATCAGGTCCAGACGCACATCGTTCAGCAACTGGAGTACCTCAACTGCGCACTGAGCACTCGTCCCACGAGCGACATGCGCCGGCAGGCGGCGCTCCAGCTCGAGTCGGAGGTGGAGAATTGGCATGTCGCCTTCTGCCGCCTTGTCGACTCCCATAGAGTCTACGTCCATGCTCTCACCGGCTGGCTCCGCCTCTCCCTCttctaccaccaccaccaccaccacggtCGCACCACCGCGGACATCCACCCTCTGTGCGAGGAGTGGCAGCTCGCCCTGGATCGAGTTCCTGACAGAGTAGCCTCGGAGGGGATCAAAAGCTTCCTGACCGTGGTCCGCGCCGTAGTAGTTCAGCAGACCGAGgagcagaagcagaagaagaggtcGGAAGCGGCGTTCAAGGAGCTGGAGAAGAGGGTGGAACAGCTCAGTTCACTGGAGCGCAAGCGCGGCTCCTTGGAGGCAGAGAAGCGCGCGGAGGTGGAGGCTCTGAAGGCAAAGGCGGAGGAAGAGAGGAGCAAGTACGAGAAGAGCGCCGGGGTGACGAGGGCGATGACGCTGAACAATCTGCAGACGGGGCTTCCCCATGTGTTCCAAGCAATGACGGGTTTCTCGGGTGTGTGCATGCAGGCCTTCGAGTCGGTGTATCGCGTGCTCGATCCCAagaggctgctgctgctgcctttgGGAAGATGA
- the LOC103998903 gene encoding synaptotagmin-2 — protein sequence MCFFFMSRGWRGLEPNWEGLKVGLVSTALGFFGFGAGLTAGVVVGYYIFIHFQPSDVKDPKIRPLVEDDTQSLERMLPEIPLWVKYSDYDRIDWLNKIVELMWPYLDKAICRTAKQVAEPVIAENALKYKINSVQFETLTLGSLPPAFHGMKVYITEENELTLEPSLKWAGNPNVITVIKAYGLRLTIQMVDLQIFAAPRITLKPLVPSFPCFAKICMSLTEKPHVDFGLKLLGADLMAIPGLYRFVQETIKNQVANMFLWPRILEVPVLDVSRASKKPVGILHVKIIKAYKLRKLDFFGKSDPYVKLKLSDEKLPSKKTSVKHSNLDPEWNEEFKFVIKDPENQVVELNVYDWEKVGKHERMGMNVIQLNELTPDGPKTLTLNLLKNLESRDVQSDESHGQIVVEVTYKPFKEEDLSKDISENADAVEDSPDYGPSGGGLLVIIVHEAHDLEGKHHTNPYARILFRGEKRKTKHIKSNRDPRWEEEFQFVCEEPPVNDKMQVEVLSKAPIIGIYSKEILGYVTISLADVVNSKRTNNTYHLIDSNNGQIQIEMQWKTS from the exons ATGTGTTTCTTCTTCATGTCAAGGGGATGGAGGGGTTTGGAGCCGAACTGGGAGGGGTTGAAGGTGGGGTTGGTGAGCACGGCATTGGGGTTCTTTGGGTTCGGGGCGGGGCTGACGGCGGGCGTCGTCGTCGGGTACTACATCTTCATTCACTTCCAGCCTTCCGATGTCAAG GATCCTAAAATTCGTCCACTTGTTGAAGATGATACCCAATCATTGGAACGCATGCTTCCTGAAATCCCCCTGTGGGTGAAGTATTCAGACTATGACCGA aTTGATTGGTTAAATAAAATAGTGGAATTGATGTGGCCTTATCTCGATAAG GCTATCTGCAGAACTGCAAAACAAGTTGCAGAGCCAGTAATTGCAGAAAATGCTCTGAAGTATAAAATAAATTCAGTTCAATTTGAAACGCTCACTCTTGGTTCACTACCTCCAGCATTTCATG GAATGAAAGTTTACATTACAGAAGAGAACGAGCTTACTCTGGAACCATCACTAAAATGGGCTGGGAATCCCAATGTCATTACTGTTATTAAAGCCTATGGATTAAGATTGACCATACAG ATGGTAGATTTGCAAATCTTTGCTGCTCCACGCATTACTTTAAAGCCATTGGTTCCCAGTTTTCCTTGTTTTGCAAAAATCTGTATGTCTCTCACAGAAAAG CCACATGTTGATTTTGGTCTCAAACTTCTTGGGGCTGATCTTATGGCAATTCCTGGTCTTTACAGATTTGTTCAG GAGACTATTAAAAACCAAGTTGCAAATATGTTCCTGTGGCCTAGAATCCTGGAAGTGCCAGTTCTGGATGTCTCAAG AGCCTCAAAGAAGCCTGTTGGCATTCTCCATGTGAAGATCATCAAAGCATACAAATTAAGAAAGTTGGATTTTTTTGGAAAATCAGACCCATATGTGAAACTTAAGCTTTCTGATGAGAAGCTTCCATCAAAAAAGACATCTGTGAAGCATAGCAATCTTGACCCTGAATGGAATGAGGAattcaagtttgttatcaaagatCCAGAAAATCAAGTTGTGGAGCTTAATGTCTATGACTGGGAGAAG GTGGGTAAACATGAAAGAATGGGCATGAATGTTATTCAGTTGAATGAGCTTACCCCTGATGGGCCAAAAACTCTGACACTCAATTTGCTTAAGAATCTCGAAAGTAGAGATGTTCAGAGTGACGAATCGCATGGACAAATTGTTGTGGAAGTGACATACAAGCCCTTTAAGGAAGAAGATCTGTCAAAAGATATTAGTGAGAACGCAGATGCCGTAGAAGACTCTCCTGATTATGGTCCATCAGGTGGTGGTTTGCTTGTTATCATTGTTCATGAAGCTCACGATCTTGAGGGCAAACACCACACAAACCCATATGCAAGGATCCTCTTTAGAGGAGAAAAGAGAAAAACGAAG CACATAAAGAGTAACAGAGATCCAAGATGGGAGGaggagtttcaatttgtgtgcgaGGAACCCCCAGTTAATGATAAAATGCAAGTGGAGGTACTCAGTAAAGCACCAATTATTGGCATATACTCTAAG GAAATTTTGGGATATGTCACCATTAGCCTCGCAGATGTTGTGAACAGCAAGAGAACCAATAATACATATCATCTCATCGACTCCAACAATGGCCAAATTCAAATAGAGATGCAGTGGAAAACTTCTTAG
- the LOC103999126 gene encoding beta-galactosidase 11-like isoform X1, with amino-acid sequence MAVSSETTARSFIVVFLLAVLAATCEARQANSGGGVTYDGRSLIINGKRELLFSGSVHYPRSTPEMWPDIIKKSKEGGLNVIQTYVFWNGHEPQYGKFNYEGRYDLVKFIKLVQKQGMYVTLRLGPFIQAEWNHGGLPYWLREVANITFRTDNKPFKDHMKRFATMIVKKMKDEKLFASQGGPIILAQIENEYNNVARAFEGGARYIKWAGNMAVGLDTGVPWVMCKQNDPPGEVINACNGRNCGDTFQGPDDRTKPSLWTENWTAQYRVFGDPPSQRSAEDIAYSVARFFSKNGTLVNYYMYHGGTNFGRTGAAFVMTRYYDEAPLDEYGMTPGAFAIVSSIFISTHDVDSGLPKEPKWGHLRDLHYALKLCSKALLKGSPSVQSFGSGFEARLYEIPEDNVCVAFLTNTNARRDGTVKFRGTEYFLPRRSISILPDCKTVVYNNQMVNSQHNARTFNPAKEDSKNNKWQMYVEQPPSVRDTSIKAKGPQELVNMTKDTTDYLWYATSFNLEKDDLSMRHDIRPVLQVSHLGHAMHAFVNGKYIGSGHGTKIEKSFVFQKPMDLQAGTNDVAILGMTVGLPDSGAYLEHRLSGVHTVVVQGLNAGSLDLSQNVWGHKVAMEGERKAIYDEKKVDSFKWEDAKSDSPITWYKRYFDAPNGKDPVAVDLKSMGKGQVWVNGESIGRYWVSYLSPLGKPSQSIYHVPRSFLKSKDNLMVVFEERGGKPEDILIMTVKRDNICSFVSESNPPQVRSWAIKNSQIQSVVNDLKPDATLTCTGDKVIRSIVFASFGNPSGVCGNFTVGSCHARQAKSVVEQACLGKASCVLPVSAATYGADAGCEGTTATLAVQAKCARASQKD; translated from the exons ATGGCAGTGTCTTCGGAGACCACAGCGCGGTCTTTCATCGTTGTCTTCCTCCTCGCCGTCCTGGCCGCCACCTGTGAGGCTCGCCAGGCCAATAGCGGTGGAGGGGTGACCTACGATGGCCGCTCTCTGATCATAAATGGGAAGCGAGAGTTGCTCTTCTCGGGGTCCGTCCATTATCCTCGAAGCACACCTGAG ATGTGGCCAGATATCATCAAGAAGTCCAAGGAAGGAGGGCTGAATGTGATCCAAACTTACGTCTTCTGGAACGGTCACGAGCCTCAATATGGAAAG TTCAACTATGAAGGGAGATACGACTTGGTGAAGTTCATCAAGCTGGTGCAGAAGCAAGGGATGTACGTGACCCTTCGGCTCGGTCCCTTCATTCAAGCGGAATGGAACCATGG AGGGTTGCCGTATTGGCTCAGGGAAGTCGCCAACATCACCTTCCGGACGGACAATAAACCCTTCAAG GACCATATGAAAAGGTTCGCGACGATGATCGTGAAGAAGATGAAGGATGAGAAACTGTTCGCCTCTCAAGGAGGTCCCATCATTCTAGCACAG ATCGAGAACGAGTACAACAACGTGGCACGAGCGTTCGAGGGCGGCGCAAGATACATCAAGTGGGCAGGCAACATGGCTGTCGGCCTCGACACCGGAGTGCCGTGGGTGATGTGCAAACAGAATGATCCTCCTGGTGAAGTG ATCAACGCATGCAATGGAAGGAACTGTGGAGATACATTTCAAGGCCCAGACGATCGGACGAAGCCTTCCCTTTGGACCGAGAACTGGACAGCTCA GTACAGGGTATTCGGAGATCCACCATCTCAAAGATCAGCAGAGGACATCGCGTACTCTGTGGCACGCTTCTTCTCAAAGAACGGAACACTGGTGAACTACTACATG TACCACGGAGGAACCAATTTTGGGAGGACAGGAGCTGCTTTCGTGATGACGAGATACTACGATGAAGCCCCTCTTGATGAATACGGTATGACGCCGGGAGCTTTCGCCATAGTCTCTTCTATCTTCATCTCAACTCATGACGTTGATTCAGGTTTGCCGAAGGAGCCCAAATGGGGTCATCTCAGGGACTTGCACTATGCATTGAAGTTGTGCAGCAAGGCTCTTCTAAAGGGATCTCCTTCCGTCCAAAGCTTCGGCTCGGGTTTTGAG GCTAGACTGTATGAGATACCCGAAGACAACGTGTGCGTGGCTTTCCTAACCAACACCAACGCACGAAGAGATGGGACCGTAAAGTTCAGAGGTACGGAGTACTTCCTCCCTCGCCGCTCCATCAGCATCCTCCCTGACTGCAAGACTGTGGTGTACAACAATCAGATG GTTAACTCTCAGCACAATGCGAGAACATTCAATCCAGCAAAGGAAGACAGCAAGAACAACAAGTGGCAGATGTACGTGGAGCAGCCACCAAGCGTACGGGACACCTCCATTAAAGCCAAAGGGCCTCAGGAACTAGTCAACATGACCAAAGATACTACGGATTACCTTTGGTACGCGACGAG CTTCAACTTGGAGAAAGACGATCTATCGATGCGACATGACATCCGGCCTGTGCTCCAAGTCTCGCACCTTGGCCATGCAATGCATGCCTTTGTGAACGGCAAATACATAGGATCTGGACATGGAACCAAAATCGAGAAAAGTTTTGTCTTCCAGAAGCCGATGGATCTGCAGGCAGGAACCAATGACGTGGCTATCTTGGGGATGACAGTGGGATTGCCG GATAGTGGAGCGTACTTGGAACACAGACTCTCCGGGGTTCATACCGTCGTCGTCCAAGGTCTCAACGCAGGGTCGTTAGATTTGTCGCAGAACGTGTGGGGGCACAAG GTTGCAATGGAAGGAGAGAGGAAGGCTATCTACGATGAGAAGAAAGTGGATTCCTTTAAGTGGGAGGACGCGAAGAGTGACTCTCCGATCACATGGTACAAG AGATACTTTGATGCTCCGAACGGAAAGGACCCTGTTGCTGTGGACTTGAAGTCCATGGGGAAAGGACAGGTGTGGGTCAATGGCGAAAGCATCGGTCGCTACTGGGTCTCCTACCTTAGCCCTCTCGGGAAGCCTTCTCAATCGAT CTATCACGTGCCGCGATCCTTCTTGAAGTCAAAGGACAATCTCATGGTCGTCTTCGAGGAGCGCGGAGGGAAGCCGGAGGACATACTGATCATGACGGTGAAGAGGGACAACATCTGCAGCTTCGTCTCGGAGTCCAACCCTCCGCAAGTCAGGTCATGGGCCATCAAGAACAGCCAGATCCAGAGCGTCGTCAACGACTTGAAGCCAGACGCCACCTTGACGTGCACGGGAGATAAGGTGATCCGCTCCATCGTCTTCGCAAGCTTCGGCAACCCCAGCGGGGTCTGCGGCAACTTCACCGTAGGGAGTTGCCATGCGCGACAGGCCAAGAGTGTGGTGGAGCAG GCCTGCTTGGGGAAGGCCAGCTGCGTGTTGCCGGTGTCGGCGGCGACCTACGGCGCGGACGCGGGATGTGAGGGGACGACAGCCACTCTCGCAGTCCAAGCCAAGTGTGCCCGGGCGAGCCAAAAGGATTGA
- the LOC103999126 gene encoding beta-galactosidase 11-like isoform X2: protein MAVSSETTARSFIVVFLLAVLAATCEARQANSGGGVTYDGRSLIINGKRELLFSGSVHYPRSTPEMWPDIIKKSKEGGLNVIQTYVFWNGHEPQYGKFNYEGRYDLVKFIKLVQKQGMYVTLRLGPFIQAEWNHGGLPYWLREVANITFRTDNKPFKDHMKRFATMIVKKMKDEKLFASQGGPIILAQIENEYNNVARAFEGGARYIKWAGNMAVGLDTGVPWVMCKQNDPPGEVINACNGRNCGDTFQGPDDRTKPSLWTENWTAQYRVFGDPPSQRSAEDIAYSVARFFSKNGTLVNYYMYHGGTNFGRTGAAFVMTRYYDEAPLDEYGLPKEPKWGHLRDLHYALKLCSKALLKGSPSVQSFGSGFEARLYEIPEDNVCVAFLTNTNARRDGTVKFRGTEYFLPRRSISILPDCKTVVYNNQMVNSQHNARTFNPAKEDSKNNKWQMYVEQPPSVRDTSIKAKGPQELVNMTKDTTDYLWYATSFNLEKDDLSMRHDIRPVLQVSHLGHAMHAFVNGKYIGSGHGTKIEKSFVFQKPMDLQAGTNDVAILGMTVGLPDSGAYLEHRLSGVHTVVVQGLNAGSLDLSQNVWGHKVAMEGERKAIYDEKKVDSFKWEDAKSDSPITWYKRYFDAPNGKDPVAVDLKSMGKGQVWVNGESIGRYWVSYLSPLGKPSQSIYHVPRSFLKSKDNLMVVFEERGGKPEDILIMTVKRDNICSFVSESNPPQVRSWAIKNSQIQSVVNDLKPDATLTCTGDKVIRSIVFASFGNPSGVCGNFTVGSCHARQAKSVVEQACLGKASCVLPVSAATYGADAGCEGTTATLAVQAKCARASQKD from the exons ATGGCAGTGTCTTCGGAGACCACAGCGCGGTCTTTCATCGTTGTCTTCCTCCTCGCCGTCCTGGCCGCCACCTGTGAGGCTCGCCAGGCCAATAGCGGTGGAGGGGTGACCTACGATGGCCGCTCTCTGATCATAAATGGGAAGCGAGAGTTGCTCTTCTCGGGGTCCGTCCATTATCCTCGAAGCACACCTGAG ATGTGGCCAGATATCATCAAGAAGTCCAAGGAAGGAGGGCTGAATGTGATCCAAACTTACGTCTTCTGGAACGGTCACGAGCCTCAATATGGAAAG TTCAACTATGAAGGGAGATACGACTTGGTGAAGTTCATCAAGCTGGTGCAGAAGCAAGGGATGTACGTGACCCTTCGGCTCGGTCCCTTCATTCAAGCGGAATGGAACCATGG AGGGTTGCCGTATTGGCTCAGGGAAGTCGCCAACATCACCTTCCGGACGGACAATAAACCCTTCAAG GACCATATGAAAAGGTTCGCGACGATGATCGTGAAGAAGATGAAGGATGAGAAACTGTTCGCCTCTCAAGGAGGTCCCATCATTCTAGCACAG ATCGAGAACGAGTACAACAACGTGGCACGAGCGTTCGAGGGCGGCGCAAGATACATCAAGTGGGCAGGCAACATGGCTGTCGGCCTCGACACCGGAGTGCCGTGGGTGATGTGCAAACAGAATGATCCTCCTGGTGAAGTG ATCAACGCATGCAATGGAAGGAACTGTGGAGATACATTTCAAGGCCCAGACGATCGGACGAAGCCTTCCCTTTGGACCGAGAACTGGACAGCTCA GTACAGGGTATTCGGAGATCCACCATCTCAAAGATCAGCAGAGGACATCGCGTACTCTGTGGCACGCTTCTTCTCAAAGAACGGAACACTGGTGAACTACTACATG TACCACGGAGGAACCAATTTTGGGAGGACAGGAGCTGCTTTCGTGATGACGAGATACTACGATGAAGCCCCTCTTGATGAATACG GTTTGCCGAAGGAGCCCAAATGGGGTCATCTCAGGGACTTGCACTATGCATTGAAGTTGTGCAGCAAGGCTCTTCTAAAGGGATCTCCTTCCGTCCAAAGCTTCGGCTCGGGTTTTGAG GCTAGACTGTATGAGATACCCGAAGACAACGTGTGCGTGGCTTTCCTAACCAACACCAACGCACGAAGAGATGGGACCGTAAAGTTCAGAGGTACGGAGTACTTCCTCCCTCGCCGCTCCATCAGCATCCTCCCTGACTGCAAGACTGTGGTGTACAACAATCAGATG GTTAACTCTCAGCACAATGCGAGAACATTCAATCCAGCAAAGGAAGACAGCAAGAACAACAAGTGGCAGATGTACGTGGAGCAGCCACCAAGCGTACGGGACACCTCCATTAAAGCCAAAGGGCCTCAGGAACTAGTCAACATGACCAAAGATACTACGGATTACCTTTGGTACGCGACGAG CTTCAACTTGGAGAAAGACGATCTATCGATGCGACATGACATCCGGCCTGTGCTCCAAGTCTCGCACCTTGGCCATGCAATGCATGCCTTTGTGAACGGCAAATACATAGGATCTGGACATGGAACCAAAATCGAGAAAAGTTTTGTCTTCCAGAAGCCGATGGATCTGCAGGCAGGAACCAATGACGTGGCTATCTTGGGGATGACAGTGGGATTGCCG GATAGTGGAGCGTACTTGGAACACAGACTCTCCGGGGTTCATACCGTCGTCGTCCAAGGTCTCAACGCAGGGTCGTTAGATTTGTCGCAGAACGTGTGGGGGCACAAG GTTGCAATGGAAGGAGAGAGGAAGGCTATCTACGATGAGAAGAAAGTGGATTCCTTTAAGTGGGAGGACGCGAAGAGTGACTCTCCGATCACATGGTACAAG AGATACTTTGATGCTCCGAACGGAAAGGACCCTGTTGCTGTGGACTTGAAGTCCATGGGGAAAGGACAGGTGTGGGTCAATGGCGAAAGCATCGGTCGCTACTGGGTCTCCTACCTTAGCCCTCTCGGGAAGCCTTCTCAATCGAT CTATCACGTGCCGCGATCCTTCTTGAAGTCAAAGGACAATCTCATGGTCGTCTTCGAGGAGCGCGGAGGGAAGCCGGAGGACATACTGATCATGACGGTGAAGAGGGACAACATCTGCAGCTTCGTCTCGGAGTCCAACCCTCCGCAAGTCAGGTCATGGGCCATCAAGAACAGCCAGATCCAGAGCGTCGTCAACGACTTGAAGCCAGACGCCACCTTGACGTGCACGGGAGATAAGGTGATCCGCTCCATCGTCTTCGCAAGCTTCGGCAACCCCAGCGGGGTCTGCGGCAACTTCACCGTAGGGAGTTGCCATGCGCGACAGGCCAAGAGTGTGGTGGAGCAG GCCTGCTTGGGGAAGGCCAGCTGCGTGTTGCCGGTGTCGGCGGCGACCTACGGCGCGGACGCGGGATGTGAGGGGACGACAGCCACTCTCGCAGTCCAAGCCAAGTGTGCCCGGGCGAGCCAAAAGGATTGA
- the LOC135580898 gene encoding rac-like GTP-binding protein 5 — MSASRFIKCVTVGDGAVGKTCMLISYTSNTFPTDYVPTVFDNFSANVVVDGNTVNIGLWDTAGQEDYNRLRPLSYRGADVFLLAFSLISKASYENVAKKWIPELSHYAPGVPIILVGTKLDLRDDKQFFIDHPGAVPMSTAQGEELRKLIGAAAYIECSSKTQQNVKAVFDAAIKVVLQPPNLKKNKGKGHTSCSIL; from the exons ATGAGTGCGTCCAGGTTCATAAAGTGCGTCACGGTGGGCGACGGCGCCGTCGGTAAGACCTGCATGCTCATATCGTACACCAGCAACACTTTCCCCACG GATTATGTCCCTACAGTATTCGACAATTTCAGTGCTAATGTTGTAGTTGATGGTAACACAGTTAACATAGGCCTGTGGGATACTGCTG GCCAGGAGGATTACAACAGACTTAGACCTTTGAGCTATCGAGGTGCAGATGTTTTTTTGCTGGCATTCTCTTTGATAAGTAAAGCGAGCTATGAAAATGTGGCTAAGAAG TGGATTCCTGAGCTGAGTCACTACGCACCTGGTGTGCCTATAATTCTTGTTGGAACAAAGCTTG ATCTCCGGGATGATAAGCAGTTTTTTATAGATCACCCTGGTGCAGTACCTATGAGTACTGCTCAG GGGGAAGAGTTGAGGAAGCTGATTGGCGCGGCAGCCTACATCGAGTGCAGCTCCAAGACCCAGCAA AATGTTAAGGCAGTTTTTGATGCGGCCATTAAAGTGGTGCTTCAGCCACCCAATCTGAAGAAAAATAAGGGGAAAGGACATACGAGTTGCTCCATCTTGTGA
- the LOC103998893 gene encoding basic leucine zipper 23: MDDGDIDFSNPDVFSGPNAGDDLPGSRSIDSFFDDIFNDGQQHTCTHTHTCNPLSHTHTCFHVHTKIVSAPPDEAAESMEKSSSTKKRSCGNREAVRKYRQKKKAHAASLEEEVAHLRAINQQLMKRLQGQAALEAEVARLRCLLVDMRGRIEGEIGSFPYQKPAKGSGDFVSNATQANMLGGAQVLNSCGFCCDDQVYCLYPGMQGKNVGENSVLNSQGNRVCGIETVQCVGRSTSGPKEFVGCGNGSARLVDCSCDATKIDGAYVTKEDV; this comes from the coding sequence ATGGACGACGGAGACATCGATTTCTCGAATCCTGATGTCTTCTCTGGACCCAACGCTGGTGATGATCTTCCGGGCAGCCGCTCGATAGATAGTTTCTTCGATGACATCTTCAATGATGGGCAACAGCATACATGCACCCACACCCACACTTGCAACCCTCTCTCACACACCCATACCTGCTTCCATGTCCACACCAAGATCGTCTCGGCCCCCCCTGATGAAGCTGCCGAGTCAATGGAGAAGAGCTCTTCTACAAAGAAAAGGTCTTGCGGTAATCGAGAAGCTGTTCGGAAGTATAGGCAGAAGAAGAAGGCACATGCTGCATCCTTGGAGGAGGAGGTTGCTCATCTGAGAGCAATCAACCAGCAACTGATGAAGAGGCTTCAAGGCCAAGCTGCTTTGGAAGCTGAGGTTGCAAGGCTTAGATGCTTGCTTGTGGATATGAGGGGAAGGATTGAAGGAGAGATTGGATCATTTCCTTATCAGAAGCCAGCGAAAGGGAGTGGGGATTTTGTTTCTAATGCTACCCAAGCAAACATGCTGGGTGGTGCTCAGGTTCTAAATTCATGTGGTTTCTGTTGTGATGATCAGGTTTACTGCCTTTATCCAGGGATGCAGGGGAAGAATGTGGGAGAAAACAGTGTACTTAACAGTCAGGGTAATCGAGTGTGTGGGATTGAGACGGTGCAGTGTGTGGGGAGGTCAACTTCTGGACCTAAGGAATTTGTGGGCTGCGGAAATGGGTCTGCAAGACTTGTTGACTGTTCATGTGATGCCACAAAGATAGATG